One window from the genome of Polynucleobacter sp. MWH-Svant-W18 encodes:
- the rlmD gene encoding 23S rRNA (uracil(1939)-C(5))-methyltransferase RlmD translates to MRRGEKPVNIIVTEPIQVEALDLDAQGIARLAPNEEEIIQGQGGKVIFIQGALPTERVTYVITRDKARFSKAKVLDILKPAVFRAEPKCKAFGVCGGCTMQHLDIRAQVAMKQRVLEDDLQHIAKVKPLEILRPMGGPTWEYRHRARLSVVNRSIKKGTVLIGFHEGKSAYVADMTACEILPKHVSDLLPELRKLVMGLSIVDRMPQIEIAVGEPEDPNDPSKSKPVTALVFRNLLPLTPEDEQQLRDFADEHQVWIWLQSKGIETVTPFYPETGKLCYRLPEFEIEMPFKPTDFTQVNHMMNRVLVSRAIRLLEVESSDRVLDLFCGIGNFTLPLARKAQQVLGIEGLETLTNRANANAEHNGLAKQVSFMQSDLFEVTPETIASWGKAERWLMDPPREGALEICRSLAQLQLMKSDLLPKRIVYVSCNPKTLARDVEILCHEAGYILSSAGIVNMFPHTSHVESMAVFDLAKSH, encoded by the coding sequence ATGCGTAGAGGTGAGAAGCCAGTCAATATCATCGTGACTGAGCCAATACAAGTTGAAGCACTCGATTTAGATGCCCAAGGCATTGCCCGTTTAGCCCCTAATGAGGAAGAAATCATTCAAGGCCAAGGCGGCAAGGTCATTTTTATTCAAGGTGCACTGCCGACTGAGAGGGTCACCTACGTCATTACCCGAGACAAGGCTCGCTTTAGTAAAGCCAAGGTCCTCGATATTCTTAAACCTGCGGTATTCAGAGCTGAGCCTAAATGCAAAGCCTTTGGTGTATGCGGCGGTTGCACCATGCAGCACTTGGATATCCGTGCGCAGGTTGCCATGAAACAGCGCGTGCTCGAAGATGATCTGCAACACATTGCCAAAGTAAAGCCCTTAGAAATTTTGCGCCCCATGGGTGGCCCCACCTGGGAATACCGTCATCGCGCTCGCCTGAGTGTCGTCAATCGTTCAATCAAAAAAGGCACAGTACTGATTGGTTTTCATGAGGGCAAGAGTGCATATGTAGCCGATATGACGGCTTGCGAAATTTTGCCTAAGCACGTATCGGATTTATTGCCCGAGTTGAGAAAGTTGGTGATGGGCTTATCGATTGTGGATCGGATGCCGCAGATTGAGATTGCAGTCGGTGAGCCGGAAGATCCGAATGATCCGTCAAAATCTAAACCAGTCACCGCCTTGGTATTTCGCAATCTATTGCCTTTGACGCCAGAAGATGAGCAGCAGCTCCGTGATTTTGCAGACGAGCATCAAGTGTGGATTTGGTTGCAATCCAAGGGTATTGAAACCGTAACACCATTTTACCCAGAGACTGGCAAGCTCTGTTATCGCTTACCCGAATTTGAAATCGAGATGCCGTTCAAGCCCACAGACTTTACCCAAGTCAATCACATGATGAATCGTGTATTAGTGAGTAGGGCGATTCGTTTACTTGAAGTGGAATCTAGTGATCGCGTGCTCGATTTGTTTTGTGGCATTGGTAATTTCACTTTACCGCTTGCCAGAAAAGCACAGCAGGTCTTGGGGATCGAGGGTCTTGAAACCTTAACGAATCGAGCTAATGCAAATGCTGAACATAATGGTTTAGCAAAGCAAGTGAGTTTCATGCAAAGTGATTTATTTGAAGTGACGCCAGAGACGATTGCATCTTGGGGCAAAGCAGAGCGCTGGTTGATGGATCCACCCCGAGAAGGGGCGCTGGAGATTTGCAGATCCCTTGCGCAACTACAGTTGATGAAAAGTGATCTCCTTCCAAAACGGATTGTGTATGTCTCTTGTAATCCCAAGACCTTAGCTAGAGATGTGGAGATTTTGTGCCATGAGGCAGGCTATATCCTTAGCAGTGCAGGAATTGTGAATATGTTTCCTCACACCTCCCATGTAGAGTCTATGGCGGTATTTGATCTAGCAAAGAGTCACTAA
- a CDS encoding Bax inhibitor-1 family protein, whose translation MSDLNSYGFGQTSSISTVQVRNRVLRNTYALLALSMVPTVIGAWLGVAMGLDLFSGSPFIGFIVFMAVAFGFFWAIEKNKETGVGVLLLLGFTFFMGIMMSRLIGYTLNSYSNGAALIMLSFGGTAAIFAVMATIATVSKSDFAGMGKWLMVGVLLLIVASLANIWLQLPALMLTVMVLAIAIFSAFILVDVQRVINGGETNYIMATLAIYLDVYNVFTNLLALLGIVGGNRD comes from the coding sequence GCAAACCAGCTCGATCAGCACAGTACAGGTACGCAACCGCGTCCTACGTAATACCTATGCCCTCTTGGCACTATCCATGGTACCTACCGTGATTGGTGCGTGGCTTGGCGTTGCCATGGGTCTGGACTTATTCTCTGGCAGCCCTTTTATCGGCTTTATCGTATTTATGGCGGTGGCATTCGGTTTCTTTTGGGCTATTGAAAAGAACAAAGAGACTGGCGTAGGTGTCCTACTCTTGTTGGGCTTCACCTTCTTCATGGGCATCATGATGTCCCGCCTGATCGGCTACACCCTCAATAGCTATAGCAATGGCGCTGCGCTCATCATGCTGTCCTTCGGTGGCACAGCCGCAATCTTTGCTGTGATGGCAACGATTGCTACCGTGAGCAAGAGTGACTTTGCTGGCATGGGCAAGTGGTTGATGGTGGGCGTACTACTGCTGATCGTTGCCTCATTGGCCAACATCTGGTTGCAGTTGCCAGCATTGATGTTGACTGTGATGGTTCTCGCAATCGCCATCTTCTCAGCCTTCATCTTGGTTGATGTGCAGCGTGTCATCAACGGTGGTGAGACTAACTACATCATGGCTACTCTGGCTATTTACTTAGATGTCTACAACGTCTTTACCAACTTACTAGCCCTATTGGGTATTGTTGGCGGTAACCGAGACTAA